The Tessaracoccus flavus genome includes the window ATCCGATGACCTGTTGTTCCGCGAGGTCGACCTTCACCACCGAGCTGGACCCGATGAGGGTCACGTAGACATATCTTCCGTCGGCGCTGACCGCCACCTGAGGTGGCGAGTCGCCCACGGGGATACTGGCGGCCACCGCGTTCGTAGCAGTATCGACGACGTCGATCGCGCCGGCCGTGGTGTTGGCGACGACCACGGTTGACCCGTCGGGACTGGCCCGCAGCCCGTGCGGGCCGGCGCTCAGGTCGATGGTGGCACGCAACTCGAGCGAGTCCGCCTCGTAGATGCTCATTGTGTCGTCGCCGGCGTTGGTGACATACACAGTCTCGCCGTCCGGTGTGACGATCACGTGTGCGGGACTCGTGCCGGTGGGTGCCGTCCCCCGCAGTTCGTAGGTCTCCGCATCCAGGGCCACGAGTGCGTTGTTGTGTCCGCTGACGGCCCAAACGGTGCTGCCATCGGGGCTCACCTGCACGTTGTGCGGGCTCTCGATTCCTGTCACGGTCGTGACGACCTCGCCGGTGGCGGCGTCCAGCGCGCTGAGCGAGTCCCCGTCCTCGTTGGCAACCCATACGGTGCCGTCGACGGACGCGATCTCCGGCGTCGACCCCGAGGCGGTTGCATCCTCAGTCGCCACGGTTGCGCCATCGTCGGTCGCCACTCGCCCCGGTGTTGTCGTGCCGGGGTTCGGGTCGGTGCCCTCGCCTTGGCCGCAGGCGCTCAACGCCAGGGCCACAGTGGCGAGGACGGTGAGGGTCGCTGGTCTGCGCCAGCTCCGTTTGGTGGTGCGAATCACTGACTTTCTCCTTGTTCTTCGTGAAAAGTCCCGCGATCACTGTGCACGCACCGGATCTGGCCCGGGTGCGGATTCGGTGAAGATCTCGTCAAGATCCTGGCATGTCCCTACCCACGGAACCTTGACCGTTCCTGAACTTTCCAGGCTTGGATCAGGACGATACCCAGGGGAGTATTGACTCATGACCGCTTTGAACCGCCGCCACCTGCTCCTCGGCGCCACGGGTATCGCCGGGGCGGGACTCCTGTCCGCCTGCACGAGCCCCTTGAACAAGCCCGGCACTCCAGCGCCCGGCTCCGGTGCCTCTCGCTCGTACCCGGCCCCTTCGCTCGCTCCGGCGCCGGGGCGTTCCGTCGTACAGCAGACGTTGGCGCCGCGGCCGGTCACGCTCGACCTCGGCGGCCTGACGGCGAAGACTTGGGCGTACGACGATTCGAGCATGGGTGTGCTGCGCGGTACGGCTGGAGACCTGTTCAGGATCACGGTCGACAACCAGTTGCCCGCATCGACCAGCGTGCACTGGCACGGCGTCCGGCTGCACCACGCCGCCGACGGTGTGCCGGGGGTGACGCAGGACCCCATCGAGCCCGGCACGAGCTTCACCTACGAGTTCGTGGCACCGGACCCCGGGACATTCTTCTTCCATCCGCACTCCGGCGTTCAACTCGACCGTGCCCTGTATGCACCCCTGATCATCGACGACCCCGACGAACCGGGGGCCTATGACGACGAGTGGATCGTGGTCCTCGACGATTGGACCGACGGCGTGGGCCGGGGCCCGGACGAGATCTTCGAGGAGTTCGCCGCGGAGAACGGCGCGGTCTCGATGGGCATGGGCCACGGGAACATGCGCGACATGGGGCACGGGGCATCCTCGCCCCTGGGGGATGCCGGGGACGTGGAATACCCGCACTACCTCATCAACGGACGCGTACCTGAAGCCCCCGCAACCTTCGAAGCCAAGCCGGGACAGCGCATCCGCATCAGGATCATCAACGCCGCCTCGGACACCATCTTCAAGCTGGCGTTGGGGGGCCACACCATGACCGTCACACATTCCGACGGATTCCCCGTCGAACCCGTCGATACCGCAGCCCTGTACATCGCAATGGGAGAGCGCTACGACGTGACGGTCACCCTGCGCGACGGGACCTTCCCGCTCGCGGCACGGCCCGAGGGCAAGACCGGGACCGCCCGCGCAGTCGTTCGGACGGCCTCGGGCGACGCGCCCTCGACGGATGCCCCAGTCCCGGAACTCGACGGCGACGCCCTGCTCGGTACGCAACTACGCGCCGCAGCGCAGGCGCGCCTGCCCGACGGCGAGCCCGACGACACCTTCGACGTGGAACTCAACGGTCAGATGGACCCCTACGGCTGGGGCATCAACGGCCGCAAGTTCGGCGACCACGAGCCACTCGACGTGAGTCCCGACCGGCGCGTCCGGATGCGAATGACCAACATGACCATGATGGCCCACCCCATGCACATCCACGGCCACACCTGGGGACTCCCGGGCAGCGGAGGCCTCCGCAAGGACACCGTGCTCCTGACCCCCATGCAGACCATCGAACTCGACCTCATCACCGACAACCCCGGCGAGTGGATGCTGCACTGCCACAACATCTACCACGCGGAAGTCGGGATGATGACGACGATGCGCTACGCCTGACGATCGATCAACCGCGCATCTCCGCGGCCCGTAGTAGGCAGGAATGGTGAATCAGAAGCCCGTGAGCGTAAGAGCTCGCGCAGAGGGATCAGTCGTCACTGGGGAGCCGGGCTTGATGCCCACGTGACTGGAGCAGAGAATCGATCATGGCAGCACCCGACTTGTCCGGCTCAAGTTCGGGCACTTGGTACAGGTTAGCCATTGCCGCCGTTGTGTGACCAAAGCGGCGTTGCACCTCACGGTCAGTCATGCCTGCTTGCTTTGTGAGAGTGGCAGCGGTTGCCCGGAGATTGTGCAGAGTGAGCGTCGGACGGCCGATCTGCCTGGCAGCGCGCCGGTGCGCTGCTGCCAGCACCGTCTCGTTCATGATCTTGCCTGTACGGCGGGCCGGGAAGAGCAGTTCGTCGGGTGCGAAAGTGTGGTTCTGGACCCAAGGCCGGAGGTAGTCCAGCACTGCGGCGGGTAGGTAGATGACGCGCTTCCCGGCCGGAGTCTTGGTGTCTGTGTAGTCGCGCTTGTACTCGCCCTCGGCCACCTGTTCCCGTCGGATGGCCCCGGCGACTCGGATGAAGCCCTGTTCCACGTCGAGATCGCGCCGACGCAGGCCACGTACCTCCCCAGATCGGAGGCCACCCACTGCCAGGGCTGGGCGGTAATATTCCTCCACCGCTTCGAGGTACGGCCCAATATCGCTTGCGCTGAGCGCCTCAGCTGCCCCCTTGGCTCGTGGTTTGCCGGCTCCGACGATGCGGCACGGGTTGGCCGCGATCAGCTCGTCGTTGACGGCGTCGTTCATGAGGTGCTTGAGGAGATCGTAGGCCTTCCCGTTCATGGTCGGTGTGTCCGGGAGAGCCTCGTGCCACTTGCGCACGATCGCGGCAGTGACGAGTGTGAGGGGTGTGTCCCCGAGCCAGCCGTCGATCCGGAGACGCAGGCACCGTCGGTAGTCCTCGACGGTGCTGCCGACGATGGGCGACCTCGATCGGGTGGACCATGCCAGGATGCGCTGCTCGGCCCACTCGGCCACGGTGAGCGCTGCAGAGTCCTGTCGGCGCTGACGTACCTCCGGCGGGGTCCAGCCGTCTTGATCGATGAGGCGCTGCTCGGACGCCTGCCAATACCTCGCGTCCTGCAGGTGGGTGAAGGTCTTGGAATACCGCTTCCCGTCGGGGCCGAGGTAGCGAACCCGGTAGTTCCCGCTCGGAAGGAGCAGGATTCCGAGCGGAAGTCTGCGGGGTGCACGCGCCATGTTCGGGCTCCCTCCCCCGGTTTTCCGGGTCCAATCCGTGTCCAATTTGGGGCCAATGGGTACCCATTATGGCCTATTTCGTGACCAATTTGGGGCCACAGAGTGGTGCACGGTGGCGGAGGGTGGCGCAGCGTGGCGGAGTCGGAATCCCGTCTCACTACGTGTTTTGCATCCGTTTTGGCTTGTGCCAGGCGGTTCTCGGGTTGTGGAGCATAGGGGACTCGAACCCCTAACTTCCACCTTGCAAAGGTGGCACTCTACCAATTGAGTTAATGCCCCGAGACTCGAAGAAGTATAGGGGAGAGTCGACGAGACGTCACACTGCTCCAGGGGTCCCGGCTCCGGCTGAGCCGGGACCCGCCGTCGCGAGCCTCAGTAGCGGAAGATCGCGCGCACCTCTGGCGCCTGATCGTCCTCCACGACGCGCACCGTTCCGCCGTTGCGGAGAGTATCGGCAATGACAGGGTCGGTCTCGTCCTGCACCACGTCGGCCTGGCCATCCGGTCGCGACACCCGCGCCCGCAGCAGCAGCGACTCGACGCGACCCTCCGCTGCGGCGCGTCCGACGAGCGTGAGGTCGTCGGACGCCTTGCCGGTGCCCTTGAGCGCGCCGAAGCGTTCGATCAGCTCCGTCTCGTCCGCGGTGAGAACCTTCTCGGCCAGCGGCCAGGCCTGCGCGTGCAACTCCTCGGGGCTCAACCGCTCCGGGTTGCCCTGCACGAAATCCTCCAGGAGGTGCTTGTGCTTGCTCACCGATCGATACAGCGACTGATTTCCCTCGGCCGTGGCCAGCACGATCGGATGCACGACGGTGCGGTCGATCACTTTGCCCACCGCGTCGGCGACACGCCTGAAGAACCGCTCGACGTTGATCTCCTCGGCGTTGTCGTCGCCGCCGTGGCCATGGAAGTTCGCCTGGTCGCCGCCCCTCGACTGCGGCGAGTGCTGCAGATGGGTCTGGTGGTCGCGGTCCGTGAAGACCTCCTCGGCCGAGGCGGGGGTGTCCTCACCGAGGTCCAGCTCACCGATCGTCGACTGGGTCGCCTCGAACAGGCGCACAGCGTTGGGGCTGAGCGCCAACACGTAGAAGGAGTTGGTCTGGGCCAGCAGCATGGCCAGGGGCCGCAGCCGCGGAGCGTCCCCCACCGCCACCTCGTCGGGCAGTTCGATGGGGAGCCGGAAGACGCGAAGCAGCCCGGGGGCCGCGTAGACGGCCAGCCCGTCGGACTGGTTGCGCCAGAAGTCACGGTTATCGACCAGCAGTGCACGGGCTGGTTCGAGCAGTTCGTCCGCCCGGTCCCCGTGGCCGGCCTCGCCCAACGCTCGCTCCGCGAGCTTCAGGAGGTTCTGGTACTGCGGCAGTGCCGCCATTGTCTCTCGACCCGTGCGGTGGGTCGGAAGGAAGATCGACACCCACGGCCCCTCGTGGTTGAGCGCTTCCTCGACGAAAGACGAGTCGAGGACGTCGGTGTTGGGGATGGTTTTCATGGTCACGGTATCCCTCCTCTGTTCCCCGTCGCGGGGAACGATGTGGCTGTCAGCGTCGTGCCCACCACAGTAACCACACCGACGAAGAGCCGCGGAGGAATCGTGAGGTCGAAAAGCCCAGGTACAAAAGCTGAGGCCGCCCGGGAACGTGGGCGGCCTCAGCGTCTGGGGGGAATCAGCCGACGATGTCCTCGGCCTTCATGCGCTCCGCGGAGGCCGCCTCGTCGGTGGTCTGCTCCTCGGCCGCGAGTTCCGCCGCGATCCGGGCGCGGTAGTTCTCCTTCTCCTTGGCGACGCGGGCCTCGTCCCAGCCGAGCGCCTTGGCCGCGATCTCGGCCACCTCGTCGACGGCCGCGCCACCGCGGTCGCGGGACTCGGAGTTCAGCCGGACGCGGGCGATGAAGATGTCCTCCAGGTGGAGGGCACCCTCGACGGTGCACGCACGGTGCACCTCAGCGCGCAGGAACTGCGGCGCGGCGGCCAGCGGCTTGCCGAGGCTCTCGTCCTCGTCGATCGACTCGAGCAGTTCACCGAGCTCCGACCCGTAGCGGGACAGCAGGTGCTTCATCCGGTCGGCGTCGAAGCCGTACTGGGCGCCCAGCCGCTCGGCCTGGTTGCGCATCGCTTCGAGGCCGGGTGCGCCCAGCAGCGGCAGGTCGGCCGTGATGGACGGCTTGGCCTTGGCCAGCTGCTCGCCCAGGGCGAAGTCGACGGCGTCCTCGGCCATCACGCGGTAGGTGGTGTACTTGCCACCGGCGATGGCGACCATGCCGGGCGCCACTTCGGTGACGGTGTGCTCGCGGGAGACCTTCGTCGACTTCGACTCGTCGAGCACCTTCGGCTGCAGCAGGGGCCGCAGACCCGCGTAGGTGCCGATGATGTCGTCGCGGGTCAGGGGCTTGGCCAGCACCTCGTTGGCGTGGGCGAGCACGTAGTCGATGTCGGCGCTGGTGGGCACCGGGTGCTTGAGCTGCTCGTGCCAGGCGGTGTCGGTGGTACCGATCACCCAGTAGTGCTGCCACGGGATGATGAAGAGCACCGACTTCTCGGTGCGCAGGAACATGCCCGACTTCGCCTTGATCCGGTCACGCGGAATGACGATGTGGATGCCCTTGCTGGCCAGCACCTTCAGGCCGCCGGTGCCGCCGGCCATGTCCTGTGTCTCCTCGGTCCACACGCCGGTGGCGTTGATGATGCGCTTGGCGTTGATGCGCAGCTCCTCGCCGGTCTCGAGGTCGGTGGCGCGAACGCCGTCGACGCGGCCGTTGCTGCCCTTGGTGACCTCGGTCACCCGCACACGGCTCGCGGCTTCCGCCCCGTACTGCAGCGCGGTCCGGACGAGCGCGATGACCATGCGGGCGTCGTCGACGCGGGCGTCGTAGAACTCGATCGCGCCGATGAGGGCGTCGGGCTTGACGTCGGGGAAGCGGCGCATGGCGCCCTTCTTCGAGAGGTGCCGCTGGATCGGGACGGTCTTCTTGCCGCCCGCGCCGGCCACCGCGAGCACGTCGTAGAGACCGACGCCGACCGCGGAGTAGGCGCGCTCGATGACGCGCTGCTTGAGCGGCCACAGGAACGGCTGGGCCTCGACGAGGTGGGGGGCGATCTTCGTGAGCAGACGTCCGCGCTCGGTGAGAGCTTCGGCCACCAGCTTGAAGTCGAGGTTGTAGAGGTACCGGAGCCCTCCGTGGATGAGGCGCGACGAGCGCGACGACGTGCCGGCGGCCCAGTCCTGGGCCTCGATGACCGCGGTCCGGAGGCCGCGCGAGGCGGCGTCCAAGGCGATCCCCGCACCGGTGACACCGCCACCGATCACCAGTACGTCGAACGTCTCGGTCGACATCGCGGAGAGAGAGTTGCTGCGTTGTTCAGGCGTCAAGGCCGTATGGGTCATGGGGATGCTCCTTCGCTGTCCTGCCCCTAGCGTCGCCCGCCTGCACGCTTTACGCAATCGCCCTGCACGTTCGTGCAGGGACAGCCTAGGATGACTGGCGAGAGTGCAAGTGAAGGGGCTGCCCATGGATCGAGCCAGCGACGACCTGCTCACGGTGGCGCGGATGTATTACGTCCAGTCCGAAACCATGGACGCGATCGCGCACCACCTCGGGGTGTCCCGCTCGACGGTGTCGCGGCTCCTCAAGGAAGCCCGCGAACGTGGCCTGGTTCGCGTCAGCATCGTCGATCCCGACCGCCCCATGAACCGGATGGCCGAGCTGTTCTCCAAGCACTTCAACGTCACTGCGCACCTCGTCCACGTTCGCCCCGGGGCCAGTTCGATCTTCCGCCTCGATCAGGTGGCCCGGATGGCCGCCGGCATCCTCAGCGACACCGTCGAGGACGGCGACACCGTCGGGGTGGCCTGGGGGACGACGACGTCGGCCGTCGCAACCCACCTGCGCCCGAGGGATCTCACCGGTGTCACGGTGATAGGCCTCAATGGCGGCGCCAACCACCAGACGACGGGGCTCCCCTACGTCGGCAGCATCCTCCACCGCTTCGCGACAGCCTTCCGCGGGCAGGAGCAGTTGCTGGCGCTCCCCGCCTTCTTCGACGACCCCGCCACCCGCGAGGCCATGTGGCGCGAACAGAGCACCCGCCACATCCTCACCGTCCGGGCCAACTGCAACGTCGCCATTTTCGGCGTCGGCGGGCTCAACTCCGAGCTCCAGAGCCACGTCTACGCGTCGAACTACCTGGGCGCCGACGACCTGAAGCACTTGCGCGAGCAGAACGTCGTCGGGGATGTGTGCACGGTGATGCTCCGCGAGGACGGCAGCTACCGGGATCTGGCGATCAACAAGCGCGCCACGGGGATGACGCCGGCCGAACTGCAGCGCATCCCGAGGCGCATCTGCGTCGTCAGCGGGCTGTCGAAGGCTTCGCCCGTCCTGGGGGCCCTCCGGGCGCGGGTGGCGACTGATCTCGTCATCGACGAGGAGACCGCGCGCGCAGTGCTCAACCTCATGAAGCCAGGCATCAGGCTGAATTGAGGGGTGCGCCCCGCGGCCCTTGCGCTGGATCGGGTGGGCTGGCTTAGGCTTCACTCCATGTCCGACCAGATCGTTACCGAGGTTGCCGGCTCTACCGCCCGCGTCACCCTGAACCGACCCGAGGTCATCAACGCCCTCACCGAACCCATGCTGACCGAGATGCATGAGGCTCTCGTCCGCTGGGGCGACGACGACGCCATCACTGCCGTCGAGTTCCTGGGGGCTGGCCATCGCGGCTTCTGCGCCGGCGCCGACGTCCGGGCGTTGGCCGCGTCCGTCGGGTCCGACCCCTCGTGGCTGCGGTTCCTGGAGACCGAGTACGCCCTCAACATCCTGATCGCGGACTACCCCAAGCCGATCACCACGCACCTGCGCGGAGTGACGATGGGCGGCGGCATGGGGCTGGGCTGTCACGCGGCCCGGCGCATCGTGTACGCCGACACGGTGATGGCGATGCCCGAGACCAAGATCGGCTTCTTCCCCGACGTCGGCATCATGCACCAACTCTCCCGCGCCGGCGCCGTCGGGCGCCACATCGCGCTCACATCGGCCACCTTCACCGGCGGCGACGCCATCCGGCTCGGGCTCGCCGACGAATCCGCCGACGGCGACCTTCCCGCCCCCCTGTTCGACGACTCGGCGGCCTGGATCGAGGAGTGTTACGCCTCCGACGACCCCGTCGAGATCGCCCGGGCCCTGGAGAGTCACCCCGACGAGGCGGCCCGCGAGGCCGGCAGGGCCCTCCGCGCCCGCTCCCCTTCGCGGTGCACGTCACGCTGAGGGCGCTCATCCGTGCCCAATCCCTGACCCTGAGCGAGGTGCTCTACCAGGACCTGCGGCTCGCGGAGTCGGTCATCCCCGTCGACTTCGTCGAGGGGGTCCGCGCCCTGCTCGTCGACAAGGACAACTCCCCGAAGTGGACCCACGAGAACCTCGAGGCCGTCCCCCTCGACCTCGTCAATGCCGCCTTCGCCTACTGACCGACTGTTGTGCTTCCGTTCGCCCTGAAGAAACGACGTGCCGTGCCTCATACGGCGCTCGAGGGACGTTTTCTCAGGGCGAATCAACATCCTGCGCCCCCTTCCGTACGGGGAGACGGGTTCGGATTGGGCGGCTGGGACGCAGCGCCTAGGATTGAGCGCGAACAACTGCCTCTCTAGGAAGCCGCATGTCTGCTGACACCATCCACGACGTCATCATCGTCGGGTCCGGCCCCGCCGGCTACACCGCCGCCATCTACGCGGCGCGCGCCAACCTCAAGCCCCTCGTCTTCGAGGGCGCCTTCGATTCGGGCGGCGCACTGATGAACACCACCGAGGTGGAGAACTACCCCGGCTTCCCCGAGGGCATCCAGGGCCCCGACCTCATGACTGCCATGCGCTCCCAGGCCGAGCGGTTCGGCGCCAGCCTCATCACCGACGACGTGACCGCGCTCGACCTGACCGGCGAGATCAAGGTCGTCAAGGACTCCGAGGACGTCGAATACCGCGGCCGCTCGGTCATCCTCGCCATGGGCTCGGCCTACCGCAAGCTCGGCCTCCCGGACGAGGACCGGCTCTCCGGCCGCGGCGTGTCCTACTGCGCCACCTGCGACGGCGCGTTCTTCCGCGACAAGCCCATCGCCGTCGTCGGCGGCGGTGACTCCGCCATGGAAGAGGCCACCTTCCTCTCCCGCTTCGGCTCGAAGGTCGTCGTCGTGCACCGCCGCGACGAGCTGCGCGCCTCCAAGATCATGGCCGAGCGCGCCATGAACGACCCGAAGATCGAGTTCGCCTGGAACTCCGCCGTCAGCGGGATCAACGGCGCGAACAGCGTGGAGTCGATCACCCTGACCGACACTGTCACCGGCGAGACGCGCGACGTCGAGATCAACGGCCTCTTCGTCGCCATCGGGCATGACCCCCGCTCCGACCTGGTCAAGGATGAGGTGCACCTCGACGCCAACGGCTACGTCCTCGTCGAGGGACGAACCACCGCCACCAACCTGCCCGGCGTCTTCGCCTGCGGCGACCTCGTCGACCACAACTACCGCCAGGCCATCACCGCCGCCGGCAGCGGCTGCTCGGCGGCCCTCGACGCGGAGCGCTTCCTCGCCTCCCTCGACGACTGATCGCGCGGCGTTCCGGCGACAATCCCACCGGAACGCCTCAGCCGTCGCACACTAGACTCACCAGCTCCCCCGGAGAAAGAAGAGGCACCATGCCAGTCACCGCTGTGACCGAGAAGACCTTCGTCGACGAAGTCCTGATGGGCGAAGGCCTCGTCATCGTCGACTACTGGGCCGACTGGTGCGCGCCCTGCAAGCAGATGTCACCCATCATCGACGAGCTGGCCAAGGAATACCCCGACGTGAAGTTCGTCAAGGTGGACACCAACGCCAACCCCAACCTCGCCGCGGAACAGGGTGTGCTGAGCCTCCCGACGTTGCAGTTCTTCACGGGCGGTCGGGTGGCGAAGTCGCTCTCCGGTGGCAAGACCAAGGGAGCGCTCAAA containing:
- a CDS encoding beta-propeller fold lactonase family protein, whose amino-acid sequence is MIRTTKRSWRRPATLTVLATVALALSACGQGEGTDPNPGTTTPGRVATDDGATVATEDATASGSTPEIASVDGTVWVANEDGDSLSALDAATGEVVTTVTGIESPHNVQVSPDGSTVWAVSGHNNALVALDAETYELRGTAPTGTSPAHVIVTPDGETVYVTNAGDDTMSIYEADSLELRATIDLSAGPHGLRASPDGSTVVVANTTAGAIDVVDTATNAVAASIPVGDSPPQVAVSADGRYVYVTLIGSSSVVKVDLAEQQVIGSVAVPAPPVQLYLTADGARLLSADQGTDGTPGTTVTMIDPESMTVESTVQAGSGPHGVVIEPTGQRAWVTNLYDDTVSVIDLTAKATMATVTVGDKPNGISYSPLPPAPGPGTVEITVPEYATATGAGHDEH
- a CDS encoding multicopper oxidase family protein, with translation MTALNRRHLLLGATGIAGAGLLSACTSPLNKPGTPAPGSGASRSYPAPSLAPAPGRSVVQQTLAPRPVTLDLGGLTAKTWAYDDSSMGVLRGTAGDLFRITVDNQLPASTSVHWHGVRLHHAADGVPGVTQDPIEPGTSFTYEFVAPDPGTFFFHPHSGVQLDRALYAPLIIDDPDEPGAYDDEWIVVLDDWTDGVGRGPDEIFEEFAAENGAVSMGMGHGNMRDMGHGASSPLGDAGDVEYPHYLINGRVPEAPATFEAKPGQRIRIRIINAASDTIFKLALGGHTMTVTHSDGFPVEPVDTAALYIAMGERYDVTVTLRDGTFPLAARPEGKTGTARAVVRTASGDAPSTDAPVPELDGDALLGTQLRAAAQARLPDGEPDDTFDVELNGQMDPYGWGINGRKFGDHEPLDVSPDRRVRMRMTNMTMMAHPMHIHGHTWGLPGSGGLRKDTVLLTPMQTIELDLITDNPGEWMLHCHNIYHAEVGMMTTMRYA
- a CDS encoding site-specific integrase; translation: MARAPRRLPLGILLLPSGNYRVRYLGPDGKRYSKTFTHLQDARYWQASEQRLIDQDGWTPPEVRQRRQDSAALTVAEWAEQRILAWSTRSRSPIVGSTVEDYRRCLRLRIDGWLGDTPLTLVTAAIVRKWHEALPDTPTMNGKAYDLLKHLMNDAVNDELIAANPCRIVGAGKPRAKGAAEALSASDIGPYLEAVEEYYRPALAVGGLRSGEVRGLRRRDLDVEQGFIRVAGAIRREQVAEGEYKRDYTDTKTPAGKRVIYLPAAVLDYLRPWVQNHTFAPDELLFPARRTGKIMNETVLAAAHRRAARQIGRPTLTLHNLRATAATLTKQAGMTDREVQRRFGHTTAAMANLYQVPELEPDKSGAAMIDSLLQSRGHQARLPSDD
- a CDS encoding glycerol-3-phosphate dehydrogenase/oxidase encodes the protein MTHTALTPEQRSNSLSAMSTETFDVLVIGGGVTGAGIALDAASRGLRTAVIEAQDWAAGTSSRSSRLIHGGLRYLYNLDFKLVAEALTERGRLLTKIAPHLVEAQPFLWPLKQRVIERAYSAVGVGLYDVLAVAGAGGKKTVPIQRHLSKKGAMRRFPDVKPDALIGAIEFYDARVDDARMVIALVRTALQYGAEAASRVRVTEVTKGSNGRVDGVRATDLETGEELRINAKRIINATGVWTEETQDMAGGTGGLKVLASKGIHIVIPRDRIKAKSGMFLRTEKSVLFIIPWQHYWVIGTTDTAWHEQLKHPVPTSADIDYVLAHANEVLAKPLTRDDIIGTYAGLRPLLQPKVLDESKSTKVSREHTVTEVAPGMVAIAGGKYTTYRVMAEDAVDFALGEQLAKAKPSITADLPLLGAPGLEAMRNQAERLGAQYGFDADRMKHLLSRYGSELGELLESIDEDESLGKPLAAAPQFLRAEVHRACTVEGALHLEDIFIARVRLNSESRDRGGAAVDEVAEIAAKALGWDEARVAKEKENYRARIAAELAAEEQTTDEAASAERMKAEDIVG
- a CDS encoding sugar-binding transcriptional regulator, coding for MDRASDDLLTVARMYYVQSETMDAIAHHLGVSRSTVSRLLKEARERGLVRVSIVDPDRPMNRMAELFSKHFNVTAHLVHVRPGASSIFRLDQVARMAAGILSDTVEDGDTVGVAWGTTTSAVATHLRPRDLTGVTVIGLNGGANHQTTGLPYVGSILHRFATAFRGQEQLLALPAFFDDPATREAMWREQSTRHILTVRANCNVAIFGVGGLNSELQSHVYASNYLGADDLKHLREQNVVGDVCTVMLREDGSYRDLAINKRATGMTPAELQRIPRRICVVSGLSKASPVLGALRARVATDLVIDEETARAVLNLMKPGIRLN
- a CDS encoding enoyl-CoA hydratase/isomerase family protein, which gives rise to MSDQIVTEVAGSTARVTLNRPEVINALTEPMLTEMHEALVRWGDDDAITAVEFLGAGHRGFCAGADVRALAASVGSDPSWLRFLETEYALNILIADYPKPITTHLRGVTMGGGMGLGCHAARRIVYADTVMAMPETKIGFFPDVGIMHQLSRAGAVGRHIALTSATFTGGDAIRLGLADESADGDLPAPLFDDSAAWIEECYASDDPVEIARALESHPDEAAREAGRALRARSPSRCTSR
- a CDS encoding enoyl-CoA hydratase/isomerase family protein, whose amino-acid sequence is MHVTLRALIRAQSLTLSEVLYQDLRLAESVIPVDFVEGVRALLVDKDNSPKWTHENLEAVPLDLVNAAFAY
- the trxB gene encoding thioredoxin-disulfide reductase, whose protein sequence is MSADTIHDVIIVGSGPAGYTAAIYAARANLKPLVFEGAFDSGGALMNTTEVENYPGFPEGIQGPDLMTAMRSQAERFGASLITDDVTALDLTGEIKVVKDSEDVEYRGRSVILAMGSAYRKLGLPDEDRLSGRGVSYCATCDGAFFRDKPIAVVGGGDSAMEEATFLSRFGSKVVVVHRRDELRASKIMAERAMNDPKIEFAWNSAVSGINGANSVESITLTDTVTGETRDVEINGLFVAIGHDPRSDLVKDEVHLDANGYVLVEGRTTATNLPGVFACGDLVDHNYRQAITAAGSGCSAALDAERFLASLDD
- the trxA gene encoding thioredoxin — translated: MPVTAVTEKTFVDEVLMGEGLVIVDYWADWCAPCKQMSPIIDELAKEYPDVKFVKVDTNANPNLAAEQGVLSLPTLQFFTGGRVAKSLSGGKTKGALKKAIDELR